A region of Emys orbicularis isolate rEmyOrb1 chromosome 20, rEmyOrb1.hap1, whole genome shotgun sequence DNA encodes the following proteins:
- the LOC135892516 gene encoding interferon-inducible GTPase 5-like: protein MAGRLSRREIEELEAIVERGNLTAAAAELQEKLKSLENTPLDIAITGESGAGKSSFINAIRGLHDDDEGAAKTGVTQTTMEPKAYPHPRLPNVKLCDLPGIGTPRFQADKYLNQVKFNNYDFFIIVSATRFTSHHTTLAREIHKMGKRFYYVRSKVDIDLNAEKRKKNFNEARTLQKIREDCIKNLREAGEASPRVFLLCSWELANYDFQLLQETLENDLDDQRRHVFILAMPNISAKILEKKKAELQEHIWAVALLSCAIGALPVPGVSLVCDVAILVFHMKSYCMAFGLDDESLTRLAQQVDKPVAELKSVIKKSPLASAITERFVLSLLSTSVYGALMVVELILNFVPGLGSLAGAGISFVTTRYMLQSFLDEAAEDAQKVLTKALEPRAE, encoded by the coding sequence ATGGCTGGTAGACTCTCCAGAAGGGAAATTGAAGAACTGGAAGCCATTGTTGAGAGAGGAAACCTCACGGCAGCAGCTGCTGAACTTCAGGAGAAGCTGAAATCATTAGAAAACACCCCACTGGACATCGCCATCACGGGAGAGTCAGGTGCAGGGAAATCATCCTTCATCAATGCCATCCGGGGCCtgcatgatgatgatgaaggaGCTGCTAAGACTGGGGTGACACAAACAACAATGGAGCCAAAGGCTTATCCACACCCCAGACTCCCAAATGTAAAACTATGCGACCTGCCAGGAATTGGGACACCGAGGTTTCAGGCAGACAAATACCTTAATCAGGTAAAATTCAACAACTACGACTTCTTCATCATCGTCAGTGCTACGCGCTTCACTTCCCACCACACCACCCTGGCCCGCGAGATTCACAAGATGGGGAAGAGGTTTTACTACGTGCGCTCCAAAGTGGATATTGACTTGAATgctgaaaaaaggaaaaagaatttcAACGAGGCGAGAACGCTGCAGAAGATCAGGGAGGACTGCATAAAGAACCTGAGAGAAGCAGGTGAGGCCTCCCCGCGGGTTTTCCTGCTCTGCAGCTGGGAATTGGCCAACTATGATTTCCAGCTCCTGCAGGAGACCCTGGAGAATGACCTGGATGATCAGAGGAGACACGTTTTCATCCTGGCCATGCCCAACATCTCGGCAAAGATCCTGGAGAAGAAAAAGGCTGAACTGCAGGAGCATATTTGGGCCGTGGCCCTATTGTCATGCGCTATTGGTGCTCTTCCTGTTCCAGGCGTCTCTCTCGTCTGTGATGTAGCCATCTTGGTTTTTCACATGAAGAGTTACTGCATGGCCTTTGGCTTGGATGATGAGTCTCTCACTAGACTGGCTCAGCAGGTTGACAAGCCTGTTGCAGAGCTGAAATCTGTTATCAAAAAGTCTCCACTGGCCTCAGCCATAACAGAACGGTTTGTACTGTCCCTGCTTTCCACATCTGTATATGGAGCACTGATGGTGGTGGAACTTATTCTGAATTTTGTACCAGGCCTTGGCTCCCTGGCAGGGGCGGGGATTTCTTTTGTGACCACGcgctacatgctgcagagcttTCTGGATGAGGCTGCAGAAGATGCTCAGAAAGTTCTGACCAAGGCTCTTGAACCCAGAGCTGAATAG